The sequence AAAGGCATAAAATCTGTAGCTAAGGCCATCTTCTCAAGCTTGAGCTGAAGCTCCTTGGACAATTCAACACACTTAAGAACCTTGCTGAGAGCAGTCTCAATAACCCTTTTATCTTCAGGCACAGCAATACCGTTTACAAGTCCTTCAGAATACTGTTTTACCAAACTATCCATAGTTAAGTTAATCATAACTTTCTTGTCTAGTGTTGATACTTGTTCAGGGGTGCAAGAACCAGTTGCCCACGGACATAATTCTTCCAGTTCAAAACGAAATGATTCTACCATGGTATTAAGTCGATTGGCCCAATACAAGCCCTCTTTATCCAGATCCTGATTCAGAATATCTGCCGGCCATTCTGATAATAGCTTTAGCCATGTATTCAGATTCCAGTTTACTTCAGATGTACATAACACTTCATCTAAAGCAAGATTAAAGGCTTTAAGCTCATCACAAGCATCCTCGCCCAATGCTTCAAGTAAAAGAACCTGGGTATCCTTAAGCCCTTTTACAAATTGCCGGTCAACTAGAGGTCTTTCTAAAAGCTCTGCAAGCCCAGACTTCAATGTCAATAGGTACATAACGAAGTTGCCACTATCTACAGTTGAGATATAGCGAGGTTCTAAAGGGCTTAGGCTCTGTGTATCATACCAATTATAAAGATGCCCTTGCCATTGCTCTAAATTTTCTATAGTTTGAAACGTATGACGAATATTCTCAAGCACCTTCGTTAAAGGAATATAACCGAAATCTCTGGCTGCTAAATTTGTTAATAAAGCTAAACCTATATTAGTAGGAGAAGTCCTATGAGCAACACCATTAGGTGGTTCAATTTGAACATTGTCCGGTGGAAGCCAATGTTCCTCTTCACAAACAAACTCTTCAAAAAAAGCCCAAATTTTCCGGCTGTACCTCCTTAAGACAAGCTCTTCTGAAGTTGAGAGTGCTGCCTTTTGGTGTTCAATCGGCATACTTATATAATGGGCAACCCAGATTGAGACAAGCCAAGAGATCACAACAGGAATAAAATGCAATATTTTGGTTGAATAGAAATATACAGATAAAACTGAGAATAAAGCAAAGAGAATAACGGGCCACATGGAATTAGTCATTGTATTTAGATTAGCATCTAACCGTTTTTCAGCATCCGAAGCAGTTTCCCATTCTAATAAATTACGACGTGAAACAAATTGGCGATAAAGACTCCTGACTAAAGCATCCAACATAATCCAAGTATTATAGGGAAGGAACAAGAATTGCAGGACAAACTGTATCCCTAGCACCATTAAGTCTTGACTTAGATTCCCTTTGTCAGAACGCTCAGTGAATAGTTGACTAAGCAGATAAAGGACAATAGGCGACAGTAAACTTAGAGAAACTATTCCAACCCAAATAAGCGGATTTCCCGAAAGAACAATAAAACCCAGAACTATCAGCAAGAGTAAGGATGGGGCTTCCAAGCTTCTTCTTAAATTATCAAAGATTTTCCAACGGGATAAAAGCGGAAGCGGCTTGAATAACCAAGGTAACAACTGCCAATCCCCTCTTACCCATCTATGTTGACGACACATAAAGGCTAGATAATTAGCAGGGTAGCCATCGACAAGTTCCACATCAGAGACTAATCCTGCCCTCGCATAAACCCCTTCAATTAAATCATGACTTAATATTTTATTATCCGGAAATGATTGATCGGTTACTTGATGAAAAACATCTACATCATAAATTCCTTTTCCGGTAAAAATACCTTCTCCAAACAAATCCTGATATACGTCTGAGACGGCAGTTGTGTATGGATCAATCCCAACTTTTCCGGAAAAAATCTGTGCAAATTTTGAAGCATTAGCTTTTAGTACTGATACTCCTACTCGAGGTTGAAGAATTCCGTAACCCTGAACCACCCGTTTTCCATCCACGCTTAGTTTTGGGGTATGCAAAGGATGAGCAATAGTGCCGATCAGCTTCTTGGCAATCCCCCGGGGCAATTGAGTATCTGCGTCGAGAGTAATAATATACCGAATAGTTGAAAGTATCGAAGTTTCTCCAATTTGTACATTATAGCTTGTTGCACCTGCTTGCCTTAAAAGGCGATTAAACTCTACAAGCTTCCCACGTTTGCGCTCCCATCCCATCCATACGCCTTCTGAATCATTATAGATTCTTTTTCTGTGAAAGAATAAGAATCGCTCTCTGCCATATTTAGTATTCAATCTTTCAATGGCAGTAGTAGCTGCCGAAATAATTCCATTATCCTCTGGAGTACTTTCTTTAGCGGCATCAGCAAAATCACCAAGTAAGGCAAAATGAATGTTCTGATCACGATTAGCAAGATGATATACTTCTATTTCGCTGACAATCTCATTAACTCGATTCACATTTGTTAATAGAGTAGGAATTACAACCATTGTCCGTAATTCATCAGGGATACCTTCTCCTAACTCCAGTTTCGGTAAAAATGATGGCCTGAATAGTTCTGAAGATATCCAGTTTAGGAATGGGATGACCAGGCTACTTGACCAAATTAGCAGTCCAAATAGTAGAAATGCGAAACTCAAGGAGATTGATGTATGGTTAAGTACATAATTTAACACTAAAGTCAATATAATTCCTATGCCAATCAACATACTGCCAAAATAGTAAAGGTTAGGCCTTTTACGGATCTTTTGACGCACCTGATACAAGAGATCCCTTGATTCTCCAAAGTCCTCTTCTAATTCTTTCTCAAGGTCATTTCTACCATTTCCAAGCAGATAGTATCCGACATGGGCTACTTCAGTATCCTCCTCAGATCTAGCCTTTTCGGCCTTCGCAAGTATTTTGCGAGCCACAACTAATTCCGATACTTTGTAAATCCTAGAAATCTTTTCAACACAGTGACGATAGAAATCTCGGGACTGAAAATCCATGGCTGAATAAATGTTGCTGGGATCCTTTGCAAATAAACCTTCTACTAAACTAACATCTTCAAAAAAACGGGGCCAGTTTTCAGCGTTGATAAAATGAATGCTCAATATTGCATGGCCCATCGATACTTGATACATAGTTTGTCTCTGCCGTTCAAGTTTAGCGAGTTCTTCGATAGTCGTATCTTGTTTTGCTACTGCTCTGTCTACCCATTGTAAAAGGGGACCTACATCAGATCCAATGTCACGGATACGCTTCAGAAGTTGGTCTGCATAGGCAGATGAGTATTCCTCTTGAGGGGTCAGAGATTTTAAAAGACTACTCCACTCCTCAGACCCATGCTCAGTTTCTAGTAATGGTAATACCCATTGATCTGCAGCATCTCTTTCTTTTTGAGTAAAAATTATTTGTTCTGTGATTCTACGAATGTTTTCCAAAAGAATAATGCGCAACATAATTGGGATGGCCCAGAGTTCACCACTTGATAAAGGTACTTGAACTTGATAAGCTTTGATAAAAGCTTTAAGTGTTTCCCCCTTTATCTGACTATCCGTGTGTTCAACAAGTTCGATCAACAAACCATAAATTCTTGGATATCCTTGAAAATTACCCGTGGTATTTATTGGCAAATGACGCTCAAACTTATCGGGAAGACTATTTTTAATCTCAATTTTTAAATCTTTTAAGCTATAGTAATTATCCAATAACCATTCGGTAGCAGGTACACTATCTTGCGTTCTTGCAGAATAATCCGAGATATCTCGATAGGCTTGTTCTAAAAATTTTATGTTTTGCTTTACTCTGGGCAGCAGGGATCGCTTTAAATAGCCAGTCCCCTGATTGGCATTGGATCTTGCAATTTCTTCGGCGTGACTCAGCAAGTCTTCCCCATGAAGAACAATATCTTTATAGGGCTTATTCTTGGCTAATGATCGTGTAAAAAACTTCATTCTCCATCTCCGTCTTATTTTTTTACATTATTTATGGATTATTCCCATTTCCTCTCACTTCATTCATCCAAGAAATTTTTGGGTAACAAAAAATCACTCTTACCAAAAGGCAAGAGTGATTTTTTTGTTTACTTATCCAAAACGTTCGTTAAATTCTTCGAGAGTTATTAACACTTGTCGTGGTTTACTTCCTTCGTAACCTCCGACAACCCCTTGTTCTTCTAGCATGTCCATTAAACGTGCAGCCCTAGTATAACCTAATTTTAATCTGCGCTGAAGGAAAGAGACACTAGCCATACCTGTCCTAATTAATAGTTGACCGGCATCTATAAATAAAGCGTCATCCGGACCATTACCCTCTTCACTTTTGACAGTTGTTTCAGCAAAGAGTCTTTCAGGATCCAAGTACTCAGGTTTCCCCATCCCTTTCCAATGCATTATTACTCTCTGTACTTCGTCATCGGTTACCAAACAACCTTGTACTCGAATTGCTTTGTTTTGACCAAGAGGGGAATAGAGCATATCTCCTCTGCCCAGTAATTTCTCTGCCCCAGTTGCATCGAGTATAGTACGAGAGTCAATTTGTGATGAAACAGCAAAAGATATCCGACTAGGAATATTGGCTTTAATAACTCCAGTAATAACATCGACTGATGGACGCTGGGTAGCTATTACCAAATGAATACCTGCTGCCCTTGCCATTTGAGCTAAACGACAAATCGCTTCCTCCACTTCTCCAGCAGCAACCATCATCAAGTCTGCTAACTCATCAATTATCACTACAACGAAGGGTAATGCGGGTTTAGTTGAAGATTCCCTAAAGTTCAGACGATTATAGCGTTCAATGTCTCGAACTCCTGAAGCAGCAAATAGTTCGTATCTGTTTTCCATTTCTTTAACAATCCATTTTAGGGCACTAGCAGCCTTCTTAGGATCAATAACGACAGGTGCTAAGAGGTGTGGAATGCCGTTATATTGACTGAGTTCAACCATTTTAGGATCTACTAGTAACAGCTTAACTTCGTCTGGAGTAGCATTAAACAAAATAGAATTAATAATTGTAGTTATACACACACTTTTCCCCGAACCAGTAGCCCCTGCAACAAGCAAATGAGGCATCTTTATCAAATCAGCGATAACTGGTTGATCTGAAATATCTTTACCTAAGGCGACCTTAAGCTTTGAAGAATGCTGTCTAAAACTTGGGGTTTCTAACACCTCTCTAAAGACTACTGATAAAGCCTGCTTATTAGGAACCTCTATGCCGATTGCAGCCTTTCCCGGGATCGGTGCTTCAATTCGCACATCGCGAGCTGCCAAAGCAAGAGCAATATCGTCAGACAAATTCACAATTTTACTAATTTTAACACCGGGTGCAGGAGCTAGCTCATAACGAGTAATGACAGGCCCTCTCGTCACCCGAATTAATTTAGCTTTAACTCCAAAATCAAAGAGTACTTTTTCTAACTGCATAGAGGTTTCTGTATCTTGGATAATCCTTCTTTCCGGCAATGGGTCTAGGATATCAAAACCCGGAAACTCCCATTGCTTAAATTCTTCGATATTAACCTCGCACTCCTTTGTAACTTGTTCAATTACCTTTGGTTTTGAGACAGAATCTATCTCTTTATTCTCATAAGTATTATACCCTAAGATAAGCTCAGTCGCAGCAACCTCTGATTGAACATATGTAAGCTCAGAAATTTGATCTTTATAGCTGTCACTATAGTTATTAGTTTCGTTTTTGGTTTCGTTTTCAGTTTGAGCTTCGTATTCAGTTACAACTATCAGCTCGGATAATTCCTCAACATTGGATTCTAGTTCGATTTCTATTTCGTCAGATTGTTGAATTGCTACTTCTTGCTGAATCTCTGCAATATAGTTCTCCTCTACAGTGTCTTCAGAAACAACCGAATCAATTTCGTGAGAAGTACAATCTTCTTTATACTGAGCCAAGAACTCTTCTTGTTCAGTTTTAGTCTTAAATATTGGTGAAAATTTCTCTCGTTTTTCAGTAGAAATATTGGATTGATTCCCCGATTCATGGCGTTTATTTTGAAGACTATTAACACTGGCACTAGCTTCCTTATCAACTTCTGTAAAATAATTATTAAGCCCCTTCAAACTTGTTAAGCCATACCTTTTTGTGGGAAAAACAGATTTTCCTGTTCCAAAGTAAGACGGAAAATCTGTTCCTATTTCTTTCATTTCCTCATTCATTAAGTTATCTTTATCCTTCAGCTCTACCCATTCTGGAGAAGAAAAATATTGATTAAATCCTTTGAGGGATACAATTTTTCCTGCAGGTAGAGAAATGTCCGAAGAGTCTTGTATTGGTTCAAAATTCTTAGGGTTTTTAGGAGGATTTTTCTTGGGCACTTTAGATGGTTCCATTATTAAATCAGCAATTTTTGACGCATTAACCCAAAGCAAAAGTCCTATTATAAAGCATAAGAAGGGACCAGTCCAGGCTAGACTTCCCATGGTGAATGTGAATAAGTTATCGATATATTTGCCAATGGATAGACCAAAAGCACCTAAGAGCCCTAAAAAGGAAACTGTAAATAAAAGTGCACTTGCGAGTTTAAGCCAAAAAAAATAACTAGTTCTTGATTTCTTTTTTGACATATCTTCCACCTCCTCCAATTATTCATTATGGTAGATATTCTAGGGCAATGTCAAAGAGTTTTTTTGATATTAGGATTAATAACTCAGTTGCACACCTTTTTGATTGGGCAAAGGATGGAATATTTCATGAGATATTTCTCCCTCTAAGGTTAAATAGACATTACCAGTATAGATAAAATCACCCTTGGCCCAGTAACGCAAATCCAAGAATTCTACAACACACTCTTCATTATCCTTATAGTGAGCAATCACGTGATAATATGGTGTAAATTGATTGAATATCTCAGCTAGATTCCCTTCCAAGGCATTAGCAACAGACGGATTATCCCCGTTTACTTTAGGTAAGACACGACAAATTGCAGGCACCTGATGGCGAATGGTTCCAAAGCTTACCTGTTCCTTTTGGAAAAGCAGAAAGTTCCAAGTGAAAGGATGATACATCGCCGGAATAATCTTTACATGCTCCTTGTCCTCAAGATTATAAGCATTGGCCAAACGATCTCTTATTTCAAGCTTACCTAAATACCGAAGTCCTAAATATACAGCACTAAGCAGTATAGCACTAAGTGAAGATGTTCTGGCAATCTCAGGTTTAATAAGTGAGGTTATTAGCGATAAGAATACTAAACCTAGTACCACTGGATCTGTGAGCATAATCATATCGAGGGTTATCTTTTTTTTTGAAAAAGGCCACAAAAGTTCTGCCCCGTAAGAATTTAATAAGTCAAAAATTCCGTGAGACATTGTTCCTATTAAAGTCCAAATAAAAACAGTAGACCATGATGTAGTTGGAAAAAGAAAATATAGAGCGGAACTGAGCCCTAACGCAGATGTTGTCAAAGCAATTAGTGAGTGACTGGCACCTCTATGGTTTAAGAGATAATTCAAGCGACCTTTTACATGAGCAATAATATCTAAATCCGGGAGCATTGCACCTAACGTGCAGCCTAGAAAAACCGGATCATTAAGCTGTAGCGGATGACCTGATAGACTACTAAATGCGATCCCAATTAATCCATGTGTCAGTGGATCCAGAATAGTTCACCTCATCTTTACTTTGATGCATTTTTAAGGCATTTTAATATACAGTCATCATTATAGCACGACTAAGCTATGAAAAAACA comes from Desulfosporosinus meridiei DSM 13257 and encodes:
- a CDS encoding DNA translocase FtsK translates to MSKKKSRTSYFFWLKLASALLFTVSFLGLLGAFGLSIGKYIDNLFTFTMGSLAWTGPFLCFIIGLLLWVNASKIADLIMEPSKVPKKNPPKNPKNFEPIQDSSDISLPAGKIVSLKGFNQYFSSPEWVELKDKDNLMNEEMKEIGTDFPSYFGTGKSVFPTKRYGLTSLKGLNNYFTEVDKEASASVNSLQNKRHESGNQSNISTEKREKFSPIFKTKTEQEEFLAQYKEDCTSHEIDSVVSEDTVEENYIAEIQQEVAIQQSDEIEIELESNVEELSELIVVTEYEAQTENETKNETNNYSDSYKDQISELTYVQSEVAATELILGYNTYENKEIDSVSKPKVIEQVTKECEVNIEEFKQWEFPGFDILDPLPERRIIQDTETSMQLEKVLFDFGVKAKLIRVTRGPVITRYELAPAPGVKISKIVNLSDDIALALAARDVRIEAPIPGKAAIGIEVPNKQALSVVFREVLETPSFRQHSSKLKVALGKDISDQPVIADLIKMPHLLVAGATGSGKSVCITTIINSILFNATPDEVKLLLVDPKMVELSQYNGIPHLLAPVVIDPKKAASALKWIVKEMENRYELFAASGVRDIERYNRLNFRESSTKPALPFVVVIIDELADLMMVAAGEVEEAICRLAQMARAAGIHLVIATQRPSVDVITGVIKANIPSRISFAVSSQIDSRTILDATGAEKLLGRGDMLYSPLGQNKAIRVQGCLVTDDEVQRVIMHWKGMGKPEYLDPERLFAETTVKSEEGNGPDDALFIDAGQLLIRTGMASVSFLQRRLKLGYTRAARLMDMLEEQGVVGGYEGSKPRQVLITLEEFNERFG
- a CDS encoding metal-dependent hydrolase, with protein sequence MLDPLTHGLIGIAFSSLSGHPLQLNDPVFLGCTLGAMLPDLDIIAHVKGRLNYLLNHRGASHSLIALTTSALGLSSALYFLFPTTSWSTVFIWTLIGTMSHGIFDLLNSYGAELLWPFSKKKITLDMIMLTDPVVLGLVFLSLITSLIKPEIARTSSLSAILLSAVYLGLRYLGKLEIRDRLANAYNLEDKEHVKIIPAMYHPFTWNFLLFQKEQVSFGTIRHQVPAICRVLPKVNGDNPSVANALEGNLAEIFNQFTPYYHVIAHYKDNEECVVEFLDLRYWAKGDFIYTGNVYLTLEGEISHEIFHPLPNQKGVQLSY